In the Haloferula helveola genome, one interval contains:
- a CDS encoding LON peptidase substrate-binding domain-containing protein, which translates to MSTLEIPESCGVMVLHGCTLFPHGGMPLRIFEPRYRQMLSETLEGSCFFAVGRLHAAEETDDPAECTSPIGTIGLVRASREMDDGTSNLLLHGVIRVRFVEWDLESPYPKARIRPIAQVFEPESQSASALESLHEAAEEAVGHFAGEVQDAFRSMAQSIDDPAILADVMCQQFVHDPDVRYELLSMDSVAARIAWLCSELNK; encoded by the coding sequence ATGTCGACCCTTGAGATCCCGGAAAGCTGTGGCGTGATGGTCCTGCACGGCTGCACGCTCTTTCCTCATGGCGGAATGCCACTCCGGATCTTCGAGCCCCGCTACCGCCAGATGCTCTCCGAGACGCTCGAAGGTTCCTGCTTTTTCGCCGTCGGCCGTCTCCACGCGGCAGAGGAGACCGATGACCCCGCCGAGTGCACCTCGCCGATCGGCACGATCGGCCTCGTCCGGGCATCCCGCGAGATGGACGACGGAACCTCGAATCTTCTTCTCCACGGGGTGATCCGGGTCCGTTTCGTCGAATGGGATCTGGAAAGCCCCTACCCGAAGGCGCGGATCCGCCCGATTGCCCAGGTCTTCGAGCCCGAGTCCCAGTCTGCCTCCGCCCTCGAATCCCTCCACGAGGCGGCCGAGGAGGCGGTCGGTCACTTCGCCGGTGAGGTGCAGGACGCGTTCCGCTCGATGGCCCAGTCGATTGATGATCCGGCCATCCTCGCCGACGTCATGTGCCAGCAGTTCGTCCACGATCCCGACGTCCGCTACGAACTCCTGAGCATGGACTCGGTGGCGGCCCGGATCGCGTGGCTGTGCTCGGAGCTGAACAAGTAG
- the mutM gene encoding bifunctional DNA-formamidopyrimidine glycosylase/DNA-(apurinic or apyrimidinic site) lyase yields the protein MPELPEVETTRRGIAPHLVGKPITGVIVRDSRLRHPVSADIEDICGKPVTGIRRRGKYLIADTDDGALLIHLGMSGSLRVCERTEDHRKHDHVILCLPGTREIRYHDPRRFGIVLHLPAGDPLDHPLLASLGPEPLSDEFTTAHLKAACKGRTAPIKQVIMDAGIVVGVGNIYASEALHRAGIRPRTAARRVSGPRLARLVAAIREVLAASIEQGGTTLRDFVNSDGQPGYFRQRLFVYGRAEEPCRSCSTPIRHAVLGQRATYWCPVCQR from the coding sequence ATGCCCGAGCTTCCTGAAGTCGAGACGACCCGCCGCGGCATTGCCCCCCATCTGGTCGGCAAGCCGATCACCGGAGTGATCGTCCGCGACTCACGACTCCGGCATCCCGTTTCAGCGGACATCGAGGACATCTGCGGCAAGCCCGTCACCGGCATCCGGCGACGCGGGAAGTACCTGATCGCCGATACCGATGACGGGGCACTGCTGATCCACCTCGGAATGTCAGGGAGCCTGCGCGTCTGCGAGCGGACGGAGGACCACCGCAAGCACGACCACGTCATCTTATGCCTGCCCGGCACCCGGGAAATCCGCTACCACGATCCCCGACGCTTCGGAATCGTGCTTCACCTGCCGGCGGGCGATCCGCTCGATCACCCGCTGCTTGCATCGCTCGGACCCGAACCGCTGTCGGATGAGTTCACCACCGCCCACCTCAAGGCTGCCTGCAAGGGTCGCACGGCGCCGATCAAACAGGTCATCATGGACGCGGGCATCGTGGTGGGCGTCGGCAACATCTACGCCAGCGAAGCCCTGCACCGGGCGGGAATCCGACCACGAACGGCTGCCCGCCGGGTCTCGGGTCCGAGGCTTGCGCGACTCGTCGCAGCGATCCGCGAAGTGCTGGCCGCTTCGATCGAGCAAGGCGGCACGACCCTCCGTGACTTCGTCAACTCCGACGGCCAACCCGGCTACTTCCGCCAACGGCTGTTCGTCTATGGCCGCGCGGAAGAACCCTGTCGCAGTTGCTCGACACCGATCCGTCACGCCGTCCTCGGACAACGCGCGACTTACTGGTGCCCGGTGTGCCAGCGCTAG
- a CDS encoding cysteine synthase family protein, producing the protein MQTQEARKLGAGGRFIRQVPPTPLVPVEPESGLGPVWCKLEFMNPSGSTKDRIARHILEKAWRRGVISAGDTVVEASSGSTSIALALACAQMGLKFVAFIPSTATAERGLMIRAYGGEVRRVDGGMPDVLGAAVAAADSEGWFAVRQFENPDNAEAHRLGTGPEILSQMDCGTVDAIVSGVGTGGTLRGLWEAFAEAGCGVRAVAAIPHAGDAFGHNAECCSLAFSKEVPGVVECLSKLYEDWKADVQAGVLEELPVGEEECLRQTRRLWSMGFPVGPSSGLNLAAAMEVKRRLGVSARVVTVFPDRMERYFSHRVFEKLRGEA; encoded by the coding sequence ATGCAGACTCAGGAAGCCCGGAAACTCGGGGCAGGCGGGCGTTTCATCCGTCAGGTGCCCCCGACGCCGCTGGTCCCCGTCGAGCCGGAATCCGGCCTCGGCCCGGTTTGGTGCAAGCTGGAGTTCATGAATCCGAGTGGATCGACCAAGGACCGCATCGCCCGCCACATTCTTGAGAAGGCGTGGCGGCGGGGTGTAATCAGTGCCGGAGACACGGTGGTCGAGGCGTCGAGCGGCTCCACCAGTATCGCGTTGGCTCTGGCATGTGCCCAGATGGGGCTGAAATTCGTCGCCTTTATCCCGTCAACGGCCACGGCCGAGCGAGGATTGATGATTCGGGCTTACGGGGGCGAAGTGCGTCGGGTCGACGGCGGGATGCCGGATGTTCTCGGAGCCGCCGTGGCGGCGGCGGATTCCGAAGGTTGGTTCGCGGTTCGGCAATTCGAGAATCCCGACAATGCTGAGGCCCACCGCTTGGGGACGGGGCCCGAGATCCTCTCGCAGATGGACTGCGGCACGGTGGACGCGATCGTCAGTGGCGTCGGAACCGGCGGGACCTTGCGCGGTCTCTGGGAAGCATTTGCCGAGGCCGGTTGCGGGGTGCGGGCGGTGGCCGCGATCCCGCATGCGGGAGACGCCTTCGGGCACAATGCCGAATGCTGCAGCCTCGCCTTCAGCAAGGAAGTTCCCGGAGTCGTCGAATGCCTTTCCAAACTCTACGAGGACTGGAAGGCCGATGTTCAGGCCGGTGTGCTCGAGGAGCTCCCGGTCGGTGAGGAGGAATGCCTTCGGCAAACCCGTCGGCTCTGGAGCATGGGTTTTCCTGTCGGTCCGAGTTCCGGTCTGAACCTCGCCGCGGCGATGGAGGTGAAGCGCCGCCTCGGTGTATCGGCCCGCGTTGTGACGGTTTTCCCCGACCGGATGGAGCGCTATTTCTCGCATCGGGTGTTCGAAAAGTTGCGCGGGGAGGCCTGA
- the trhA gene encoding PAQR family membrane homeostasis protein TrhA — translation MSAFPFGPRSPLCESHAEEVASMWTHGIGTLMAVVAMVLMVLAADGQPLATVSAAIFGTTLVLLYGASTIYHWARGPKLKSFLQILDHACIYLLIAGSYTPLTLIALRGPWGWSLFGVIWFLAIAGVVLKASMRSNREAWWSTALYLVMGWLIVLALKPLLHAIPAAGFAWLVAGGLCYSLGVGFFVWQKLRFNHAIWHAFVIAGSACHVVATTLYILP, via the coding sequence GTGTCCGCATTTCCCTTCGGTCCCCGCTCGCCGCTTTGCGAAAGCCATGCGGAGGAGGTGGCATCAATGTGGACGCACGGGATCGGCACCCTGATGGCCGTGGTGGCAATGGTGCTGATGGTGCTCGCGGCCGACGGACAACCGCTCGCCACCGTCTCGGCCGCAATTTTCGGCACCACCCTCGTGCTGCTCTACGGTGCCTCGACGATCTATCACTGGGCGCGCGGGCCGAAGCTGAAGAGCTTCCTCCAGATCCTCGATCATGCGTGCATCTACCTGCTGATCGCCGGCTCGTACACGCCACTGACCCTGATCGCCCTTCGCGGTCCGTGGGGCTGGTCGCTTTTCGGGGTGATCTGGTTTCTCGCCATCGCCGGTGTCGTGTTGAAGGCCAGCATGCGGAGCAATCGCGAAGCGTGGTGGTCGACCGCGCTCTACCTCGTGATGGGCTGGCTCATTGTTCTCGCCCTCAAGCCGCTGCTGCACGCGATCCCGGCGGCGGGTTTCGCGTGGTTGGTCGCCGGCGGGCTCTGCTACTCGCTCGGAGTAGGCTTTTTCGTCTGGCAAAAGCTGCGCTTCAACCACGCGATCTGGCACGCGTTCGTCATCGCGGGAAGTGCGTGCCACGTCGTCGCCACCACACTCTACATTCTCCCCTGA
- the dnaB gene encoding replicative DNA helicase yields the protein MATETQAPSLQSPATPDREDVSRTLPNALGPEKSILSSMLKDPEQWIVRAQEEGLSRDHFYLPAHGLLYETVVDLNNKGTEIELVSLVQLLHDRGILDHIGGPSAITDIYTYAPNAAHFATHLGIVKEKHVLRSIIRTCTESISEAYDNPEDTAQLLDRVEQEVLGIRQSSETASGFSIKESVGEVMTRFQEILAGEMEVQGVATGYSDLDTMSKGLKPGEMFVVAARPSMGKTSLMMNIVEHICVDQNVPTMVFSCEMTAFQIVQRLVFSRARFAMSKLGKGFKPAKEELLKLKRAAQEVAAAKLWIDDTAGIPIETLRAKARRRKREDGIGLIAIDYLQLLKSNSRQAANSREREIGEISAGIKALAKELGVPIVVLAQLNRGPEGRTGSSLGVPRMSDLRESGTIEQDADMIGLLYRSAYYAESEEEKEELAGKAELVLAKNRNGETGHVPLTFIAELMRFETRAREMD from the coding sequence ATGGCCACCGAGACTCAGGCTCCTTCGCTGCAATCACCCGCCACTCCGGATCGTGAAGACGTTTCACGCACGCTCCCGAACGCCCTCGGGCCGGAGAAGAGCATCCTTTCCTCGATGCTCAAGGACCCGGAGCAGTGGATCGTCCGCGCCCAGGAAGAAGGCCTGAGCCGGGACCACTTCTACCTGCCGGCCCACGGACTCCTCTACGAAACGGTCGTCGACCTGAACAACAAGGGCACCGAGATCGAGCTCGTCTCGCTGGTTCAGCTTCTCCACGACCGCGGGATCCTCGATCACATCGGCGGACCGTCGGCGATCACCGACATCTACACTTATGCGCCCAATGCGGCGCACTTCGCGACCCACCTCGGGATCGTGAAGGAGAAGCATGTCCTGCGCTCGATCATCCGCACCTGCACGGAGTCGATTTCCGAGGCCTACGACAACCCGGAGGACACCGCCCAACTACTCGACCGGGTCGAGCAGGAGGTCCTCGGCATCCGCCAGAGCAGCGAAACCGCCAGCGGCTTTTCCATCAAGGAATCCGTCGGCGAGGTAATGACCCGCTTCCAGGAGATCCTCGCGGGCGAAATGGAGGTCCAGGGAGTCGCCACCGGCTACAGCGATCTCGACACGATGAGCAAAGGCCTGAAGCCGGGTGAAATGTTCGTCGTGGCGGCCCGCCCCTCGATGGGCAAGACCTCGCTGATGATGAACATCGTCGAACACATCTGTGTCGATCAGAACGTCCCGACGATGGTCTTCTCGTGCGAAATGACCGCCTTCCAGATCGTCCAGCGTCTGGTCTTCTCACGGGCGCGTTTCGCGATGAGCAAGCTCGGCAAGGGCTTCAAGCCGGCCAAGGAAGAGCTGCTCAAACTGAAGCGCGCGGCGCAGGAAGTGGCCGCGGCCAAGCTGTGGATCGACGACACCGCCGGGATCCCGATCGAGACCCTGCGGGCCAAGGCACGGCGACGGAAACGCGAGGACGGCATCGGCCTGATCGCGATCGACTACCTCCAGCTCCTGAAGTCGAACAGCCGTCAGGCCGCCAACTCGCGGGAACGGGAAATTGGTGAAATCTCCGCGGGTATCAAGGCTCTGGCGAAGGAGCTCGGCGTGCCGATCGTCGTCCTCGCCCAACTCAACCGGGGCCCGGAAGGACGGACGGGGTCGTCGCTCGGTGTGCCCCGGATGTCGGACCTCCGGGAATCGGGAACCATCGAGCAGGACGCCGACATGATCGGGCTGCTCTACCGAAGCGCCTACTACGCCGAAAGCGAGGAGGAGAAGGAGGAGCTCGCCGGCAAGGCGGAACTCGTACTGGCCAAGAACCGGAATGGTGAGACCGGCCACGTGCCGCTGACCTTCATTGCGGAACTCATGCGATTCGAGACCCGGGCCCGGGAAATGGACTGA
- a CDS encoding DUF4339 domain-containing protein, translated as MSTEAQWYVMQEDQQLGPYTGEQLVSFATGGNITRESLVWAEGMENWLPAGEVEGVFPVQAQPVAQATASPAGFNVNPYAAPATGMTTQTVQPGGEYPHVSVKGASFGMWLGLLLTAVALIIIPIALIGSQGDRMSNGAAGILSILMIGGYVLNLFVAILGYIYLYRVWKCIENGGFARASAGKAIGFMFIPLFNLYWIFQAFYGLSVDWNKTVEAYPELAPAPRLSEGLFMTFCILMIVFYPVAIFLAFPVMAQICKGINFFAFRPTKHLGGTGFSLR; from the coding sequence ATGAGCACCGAGGCACAGTGGTATGTCATGCAGGAGGACCAGCAATTGGGTCCCTACACCGGCGAGCAGCTCGTCAGCTTCGCCACCGGCGGCAACATCACCCGCGAATCACTCGTGTGGGCCGAGGGCATGGAAAACTGGCTGCCAGCCGGCGAAGTGGAAGGCGTCTTTCCCGTGCAGGCCCAGCCCGTCGCACAAGCCACCGCCAGCCCCGCAGGCTTCAACGTGAACCCCTACGCCGCTCCCGCGACGGGCATGACGACCCAAACCGTCCAACCCGGCGGCGAGTATCCCCACGTGTCGGTGAAAGGTGCCAGCTTCGGCATGTGGCTCGGTCTGCTGCTGACAGCGGTGGCTCTGATCATCATCCCGATCGCACTCATCGGATCCCAAGGTGATCGGATGAGCAACGGTGCGGCCGGGATCCTCTCGATCCTGATGATCGGCGGCTACGTCCTGAATCTGTTCGTGGCCATCCTCGGCTACATCTATCTGTATCGGGTTTGGAAATGCATTGAGAACGGCGGGTTCGCAAGGGCGAGTGCGGGCAAAGCGATCGGCTTCATGTTCATTCCGCTCTTCAACCTCTACTGGATCTTCCAAGCCTTCTACGGGCTCAGTGTCGACTGGAACAAGACCGTCGAGGCCTACCCTGAGCTCGCACCCGCGCCCCGCTTGTCCGAAGGCCTGTTCATGACCTTCTGCATCCTCATGATCGTCTTCTACCCTGTCGCCATCTTTCTCGCCTTTCCGGTGATGGCGCAGAT
- a CDS encoding RDD family protein — MPEDEDRKDPPPPSLSPPPKPPPVDVAGTPPPAPANEGGSVEVTKVPQDSEEDEENLEAGSIAPLNSRLLAGLIDGFVASGLYWLATMILPGALEKVGWLVFAGYWIVRDSLPFMKGQSVGKMAMKLKVEKADGGDIVKDWESALIRNAALLIPIFGLVEAIILISRDSKPEKGLRLGDEWAKTKVVTAPTEDSGGESDS; from the coding sequence ATGCCTGAGGATGAAGATCGCAAGGACCCTCCGCCGCCAAGTCTGAGCCCGCCGCCGAAGCCGCCGCCGGTGGATGTTGCGGGCACTCCTCCGCCAGCACCGGCGAACGAGGGTGGCAGCGTCGAGGTGACCAAGGTTCCGCAAGACTCCGAGGAGGATGAGGAGAATCTCGAGGCCGGCAGCATCGCTCCGCTCAACAGCCGGTTGCTGGCAGGTCTTATCGATGGCTTCGTTGCCAGTGGTTTGTATTGGTTGGCGACGATGATTCTCCCGGGTGCCTTGGAAAAGGTAGGGTGGCTGGTTTTCGCCGGATACTGGATCGTCCGTGACTCGCTGCCCTTCATGAAGGGCCAAAGTGTCGGCAAGATGGCGATGAAGCTGAAGGTCGAGAAGGCCGACGGCGGCGACATCGTGAAGGACTGGGAAAGCGCCTTGATCCGCAATGCCGCGCTCCTGATTCCCATTTTCGGGTTGGTCGAAGCGATCATCCTGATCTCCCGCGATAGCAAGCCGGAGAAGGGACTGCGTCTTGGTGACGAGTGGGCGAAGACCAAGGTCGTGACCGCGCCGACGGAAGATTCCGGAGGGGAATCCGACTCCTAG
- the rplI gene encoding 50S ribosomal protein L9, whose protein sequence is MATAQVILREKIEGLGSEADVVKVRAGYARNFLIPQGKAFEATRSNLRHVEALKIARGKREAEELNDAQALATKISKLRPKFTLETGQGGKAFGSVTSIDIHKELEAAGIEIDRHAIDLEKPIKRSGKVDVVVRVHPEVSTTLTINVEAKTEETGEDE, encoded by the coding sequence ATGGCCACCGCTCAAGTCATTCTCCGCGAAAAGATCGAAGGTCTCGGTTCCGAGGCCGATGTCGTCAAGGTCCGCGCCGGTTACGCGCGCAATTTCCTCATTCCCCAAGGCAAAGCGTTCGAGGCGACCCGTTCCAACCTGCGCCACGTCGAGGCCCTCAAGATCGCTCGCGGCAAGCGTGAGGCCGAGGAGCTGAACGATGCCCAGGCACTCGCGACCAAGATCTCGAAGCTGCGTCCGAAGTTCACGCTCGAGACCGGCCAAGGCGGCAAGGCGTTCGGTTCGGTCACCTCGATCGACATCCACAAGGAACTCGAAGCCGCCGGTATCGAAATCGACCGCCACGCGATCGATCTCGAGAAGCCGATCAAGCGTTCGGGCAAGGTGGACGTCGTGGTCCGCGTGCACCCCGAGGTCAGCACGACCCTGACGATCAACGTCGAGGCCAAGACCGAGGAAACCGGCGAAGACGAGTAA